One window of Balneolales bacterium ANBcel1 genomic DNA carries:
- a CDS encoding RNA polymerase sigma factor RpoD/SigA — MAKKKKEPKNPSPSGISTRESQSLDRYLQEIGKVNLITPDEEVDLAKKIQAGDQDALEKLTKANLRFVVSVAKQYQNQGLSLGDLINEGNLGLIKAAKRFDETRGFKFISYAVWWIRQSILQALAEQSRIVRLPLNRVGALNKIGKELSKLEQEYERIPSASELAESLEMTVSEVSDTLKISGRHLSVDAPFAQGEDNRLLDVLENEETPDPDNDLMGESLKVEIERALSKLTKREAEVIRLYFGIGREHSLTLEEIGERFDLTRERVRQIKEKALRKLRHHNRSLALRVYLG, encoded by the coding sequence GTGGCCAAAAAGAAGAAAGAACCAAAAAATCCAAGTCCCAGCGGAATTTCAACCAGAGAATCACAGTCCCTTGACCGGTATTTGCAGGAGATCGGTAAAGTGAACCTGATCACTCCCGATGAGGAGGTGGATCTGGCCAAAAAAATTCAGGCCGGTGACCAGGATGCTCTTGAAAAACTGACCAAGGCGAATTTGAGGTTTGTTGTCTCTGTTGCCAAACAGTACCAAAACCAGGGGCTGTCGCTCGGTGACCTGATCAATGAGGGAAACCTGGGCCTGATCAAAGCCGCCAAACGTTTTGATGAAACCAGAGGCTTCAAGTTTATTTCCTACGCGGTCTGGTGGATCCGTCAGTCCATTTTGCAGGCGCTTGCCGAACAGAGTCGAATTGTCCGGCTTCCGTTGAACCGGGTGGGTGCCCTCAATAAAATCGGAAAAGAACTCTCCAAGCTGGAGCAGGAGTACGAACGCATTCCCTCGGCATCGGAACTTGCCGAGAGCCTGGAAATGACGGTGTCTGAAGTTTCCGATACCCTGAAAATCTCAGGACGCCATCTTTCTGTGGATGCGCCGTTTGCCCAGGGTGAGGATAACCGTCTGCTGGATGTACTTGAGAATGAGGAGACCCCAGATCCCGACAACGACCTGATGGGTGAGTCGCTGAAGGTGGAGATCGAAAGAGCTTTGTCGAAGCTGACCAAGCGGGAAGCAGAGGTGATTCGACTCTATTTTGGAATTGGCCGTGAGCATTCCCTGACCCTCGAAGAGATCGGTGAACGTTTTGATCTTACCCGTGAACGTGTCCGCCAGATCAAGGAAAAAGCACTCAGAAAACTCCGCCATCACAACAGAAGCCTGGCCTTGCGAGTGTATCTGGGATAA
- a CDS encoding phosphopentomutase — translation MGVCYLLIIDGLGVGAQEDAESYGDAGSNTLGHVVNQTRCKLPELEKLGLGNIIPLETVAPVRNPLAAFGKMRQQSAGKDSTSGHWEIAGVRMERPFPTYPKGFPQDVIRKFCERTGNERVLSNRPASGTAVIEQFGEEHQKTGLPIVYTSADSVFQVACHVDTVPLETLYDWCIIARKEIMVDEHAVGRVIARPFAGEPGAYHRKSDQRHDYSLVPPDPFLPKYLQEQGIETVSVGKVIDLFAEKGFTKAIRTKSNTEGIEKLLHVMGEMKTGSESFVFINLIETDQNFGHRNDVPGFAAALEEIDRAIPKFLEHLKQDDLLIITGDHGNDPAMPSTDHSREFTPLLVYPAHKADSPELQTRAGFSDVAVSVCHYFGLDNPFAGKSFIR, via the coding sequence ATGGGGGTGTGCTATCTGCTGATTATCGACGGACTGGGTGTCGGTGCCCAGGAAGATGCCGAAAGCTACGGTGATGCCGGCAGCAACACCCTAGGGCATGTCGTGAATCAAACCCGGTGCAAACTGCCGGAATTAGAAAAACTGGGTCTCGGTAACATCATCCCGCTCGAAACGGTCGCCCCTGTGAGAAATCCACTTGCCGCGTTTGGGAAAATGCGTCAGCAATCAGCTGGCAAGGATTCGACCTCCGGACACTGGGAAATTGCCGGGGTGCGGATGGAGCGTCCGTTTCCAACATATCCGAAGGGGTTCCCGCAGGATGTCATCCGGAAATTCTGTGAACGGACCGGCAACGAGCGGGTGCTGTCCAACCGGCCCGCATCCGGTACAGCCGTCATTGAGCAGTTTGGCGAAGAGCACCAGAAGACGGGGTTGCCCATTGTCTACACTTCGGCCGACAGTGTGTTTCAGGTGGCGTGTCATGTGGATACGGTTCCGCTTGAAACTCTGTACGATTGGTGTATCATTGCCCGTAAAGAGATTATGGTGGATGAGCACGCGGTAGGCCGGGTGATTGCACGTCCCTTTGCCGGTGAGCCGGGAGCCTATCATCGAAAATCGGATCAGAGGCACGACTACTCACTGGTTCCCCCCGACCCCTTTCTCCCCAAATACTTGCAGGAGCAGGGCATTGAGACTGTCTCTGTCGGCAAGGTCATCGACCTGTTTGCAGAAAAGGGATTTACGAAGGCAATACGGACAAAGAGCAACACCGAGGGCATAGAGAAGCTGCTGCATGTGATGGGCGAGATGAAAACCGGATCCGAAAGCTTTGTGTTCATCAATCTCATCGAAACCGACCAGAATTTCGGTCATCGTAATGATGTGCCCGGTTTTGCCGCGGCCCTGGAGGAGATCGACCGTGCCATTCCAAAGTTTCTGGAGCATTTGAAGCAGGATGACCTGCTGATCATTACCGGCGATCACGGGAATGATCCGGCCATGCCCAGTACCGACCACTCCCGGGAGTTCACGCCCCTTCTGGTGTATCCGGCCCATAAAGCCGATTCACCGGAACTTCAGACCCGGGCGGGGTTCTCAGATGTTGCCGTTTCAGTATGCCACTATTTTGGGCTGGATAACCCCTTTGCCGGGAAAAGCTTCATCAGATAA